In Biomphalaria glabrata chromosome 11, xgBioGlab47.1, whole genome shotgun sequence, the following proteins share a genomic window:
- the LOC106079343 gene encoding uncharacterized protein LOC106079343, whose translation MTSTQTTRNVRTSTSINTTAPLTTVTHSSTNNSTSQVNSSDDGAIAGGCIAALVVVALIIIGSILFYRRRKLQSETNKHHSLNSEPHLDNDQYLNVDLPDITQPSLPPRDIQAAYLNTLVLDTSLPNTEFNLSHINQSSTLTNNIDKENKAIEQLITVEANTQSEKPEFYLDDNTTNDAYTSLRSQTGECVNPYNTLQEFEDTPQETAKKPSNNIPIKGSDISVISLPELEKTIHSFLEKKHLKSEEMKSAYLNCASNGVKQDTNGVKQDTNGAKHDIYQNSPQKRKTHLKARKDKKNKKNFNKGKNDRHDQVYSNH comes from the coding sequence atgacATCTACCCAGACTACACGCAATGTGCGTACCTCAACCAGCATTAACACTACTGCGCCATTAACAACAGTTACACACTCTTCAACTAACAACTCCACATCGCAGGTGAACTCCTCTGACGATGGTGCTATTGCCGGTGGATGCATTGCTGCTCTAGTAGTAGTTGCACTGATAATCATCGGGAGCATTCTCTTCTACAGAAGACGTAAGCTTCAATCTGAAACCAACAAGCACCACAGTCTTAACTCTGAACCACATTTAGATAACGATCAATATTTGAATGTTGATTTACCAGACATAACACAACCATCTCTGCCTCCTCGAGATATACAAGCTGCCTACCTCAACACTTTAGTCTTAGACACATCTTTACCTAATACAGAGTTCAACTTGTCACACATCAATCAAAGTTCGACCTTAACCAATAATatagacaaagaaaacaaagctaTAGAACAACTAATTACAGTAGAAGCCAACACTCAAAGTGAGAAGCCAGAATTTTATCTCGATGATAATACAACGAATGATGCATACACATCTCTCAGATCTCAGACAGGCGAATGTGTCAACCCATACAATACGTTGCAAGAATTTGAGGACACTCCTCAAGAGACAGCCAAAAAACCTTCCAATAATATTCCAATAAAAGGAAGTGACATATCAGTGATAAGTCTTCCTGAACTAGAGAAAACAATCCATTCTTTCTTagagaaaaaacatttaaaaagtgaagaAATGAAGAGTGCCTACTTGAATTGTGCTTCTAATGGAGTTAAACAGGACACTAATGGAGTTAAACAGGACACTAATGGAGCTAAACATGATATCTATCAAAACTCCCCACAAAAAAGAAAGACACATCTCAAGGCTCgtaaagataagaaaaataaaaagaatttcaaCAAAGGCAAGAATGACAGGCATGACCAAGTCTACAGTAACCATTAA
- the LOC106076971 gene encoding serine-rich adhesin for platelets-like isoform X2 has translation MLTLLFYKSTRSRSRSLNMSQRCPYLLMALMFYLPCICGSTTETTEVTTLNTTVTTSTSTVETTISEMITETTTDISTSTTLTTPDTSSESTTNPTTTETSISTMVDASHDLTSEQSTTASTTLLDAITDYLTSIETTTVTTTTSITDFTTNSDTITDYLTSAETTTDTASTSINDLTTMSDTTSDLSTKAETDLPSTFKDMNDTSSLTDTTETFSISDTSTSVPHIDNTSISTTASSSPESSPSTATIVGAVVGSILGALLLSAAIFLVWKCRHRLRSTTSGKGTQSFSYDELDVKDVRSVNETPYNELHVYNNISARPVSATRDSDYLNPVEILPGHSSHQVQSTSKIIPERTLSDAYSALRAPSVSIEDTYNALSNENPINHYESLNGLANKFSDPTGIYDQLQVTTDETQIYNRVDTIL, from the exons atgctcactctgttattttataaatctacaaGGAGCAGGAGCAG GTCTCTCAACATGTCACAAAGATGTCCATATCTTCTCATGGCTCTAATGTTTTATTTACCCTGCATATGTGGATCAACTACAGAAACCACGGAAGTCACTACATTGAACACGACTGTGACTACATCCACCTCAACGGTGGAAACTACAATTTCAGAAATGATAAcagaaacaacaacagataTATCAACCTCAACAACCTTAACAACACCAGATACATCAAGTGAGTCAACAACAAATCCCACTACAACTGAAACATCAATTTCAACAATGGTCGATGCATCGCATGATTTAACATCCGAACAGAGTACAACAGCCAGCACTACTCTTTTAGATGCAATAACTGATTACTTAACTTCAATAGAAACTACCAcagtaacaacaacaacgtCTATAACCGATTTCACGACCAATTCTGATACAATAACAGATTATTTAACTTCAGCAGAGACTACCACAGATACAGCATCAACGTCAATTAACGACTTGACAACAATGTCAGACACAACATCAGATCTTAGCACAAAAGCAGAAACAGACTTACCATCCACTTTCAAAGATATGAATGATACCAGCTCATTGACTGACACCACAGAAACGTTTTCCATTTCAGACACCTCAACGAGTGTCCCACACATTGAtaacacatcaatatcaacTACTGCATCCTCTTCACCTGAATCTTCCCCTTCAACTGCAACAATTGTCGGTGCTGTCGTTGGTTCTATTCTAGGAGCTCTTCTACTTTCCGCAGCTATTTTCTTAGTTTGGAAATGCAGACATAGACTACGTTCTACCACGTCAGGCAAGGGCACACAATCGTTCTCCTATGATGAGCTGGACGTGAAAGATGTCCGGTCTGTGAATGAGACTCCATACAATGAATTACACGTATACAATAATATTAGTGCACGCCCAGTCAGTGCAACAAGGGACAGTGATTATTTAAATCCAGTTGAGATTTTGCCCGGACATAGTTCTCATCAAGTTCAATCGACTTCTAAAATCATACCCGAAAGAACTTTAAGTGACGCATACAGCGCTTTAAGAGCCCCCTCCGTTTCTATTGAGGACACATACAACGCTCTAAGCAATGAAAATCCCATCAATCATTACGAGTCATTGAATGGGCTTGCTAATAAGTTCTCTGATCCCACTGGCATATACGATCAGCTTCAGGTTACAACAGATGAGACTCAGATTTACAACAGGGTGGATACAATACTATAG
- the LOC106076971 gene encoding serine-rich adhesin for platelets-like isoform X1, translated as MSLFCFCKIYTSQYAKIMSGIFYRSLNMSQRCPYLLMALMFYLPCICGSTTETTEVTTLNTTVTTSTSTVETTISEMITETTTDISTSTTLTTPDTSSESTTNPTTTETSISTMVDASHDLTSEQSTTASTTLLDAITDYLTSIETTTVTTTTSITDFTTNSDTITDYLTSAETTTDTASTSINDLTTMSDTTSDLSTKAETDLPSTFKDMNDTSSLTDTTETFSISDTSTSVPHIDNTSISTTASSSPESSPSTATIVGAVVGSILGALLLSAAIFLVWKCRHRLRSTTSGKGTQSFSYDELDVKDVRSVNETPYNELHVYNNISARPVSATRDSDYLNPVEILPGHSSHQVQSTSKIIPERTLSDAYSALRAPSVSIEDTYNALSNENPINHYESLNGLANKFSDPTGIYDQLQVTTDETQIYNRVDTIL; from the coding sequence ATGAgcttattctgtttttgtaaaatttacACCTCACAATATGCCAAAATTATGTCTGGAATCTTTTACAGGTCTCTCAACATGTCACAAAGATGTCCATATCTTCTCATGGCTCTAATGTTTTATTTACCCTGCATATGTGGATCAACTACAGAAACCACGGAAGTCACTACATTGAACACGACTGTGACTACATCCACCTCAACGGTGGAAACTACAATTTCAGAAATGATAAcagaaacaacaacagataTATCAACCTCAACAACCTTAACAACACCAGATACATCAAGTGAGTCAACAACAAATCCCACTACAACTGAAACATCAATTTCAACAATGGTCGATGCATCGCATGATTTAACATCCGAACAGAGTACAACAGCCAGCACTACTCTTTTAGATGCAATAACTGATTACTTAACTTCAATAGAAACTACCAcagtaacaacaacaacgtCTATAACCGATTTCACGACCAATTCTGATACAATAACAGATTATTTAACTTCAGCAGAGACTACCACAGATACAGCATCAACGTCAATTAACGACTTGACAACAATGTCAGACACAACATCAGATCTTAGCACAAAAGCAGAAACAGACTTACCATCCACTTTCAAAGATATGAATGATACCAGCTCATTGACTGACACCACAGAAACGTTTTCCATTTCAGACACCTCAACGAGTGTCCCACACATTGAtaacacatcaatatcaacTACTGCATCCTCTTCACCTGAATCTTCCCCTTCAACTGCAACAATTGTCGGTGCTGTCGTTGGTTCTATTCTAGGAGCTCTTCTACTTTCCGCAGCTATTTTCTTAGTTTGGAAATGCAGACATAGACTACGTTCTACCACGTCAGGCAAGGGCACACAATCGTTCTCCTATGATGAGCTGGACGTGAAAGATGTCCGGTCTGTGAATGAGACTCCATACAATGAATTACACGTATACAATAATATTAGTGCACGCCCAGTCAGTGCAACAAGGGACAGTGATTATTTAAATCCAGTTGAGATTTTGCCCGGACATAGTTCTCATCAAGTTCAATCGACTTCTAAAATCATACCCGAAAGAACTTTAAGTGACGCATACAGCGCTTTAAGAGCCCCCTCCGTTTCTATTGAGGACACATACAACGCTCTAAGCAATGAAAATCCCATCAATCATTACGAGTCATTGAATGGGCTTGCTAATAAGTTCTCTGATCCCACTGGCATATACGATCAGCTTCAGGTTACAACAGATGAGACTCAGATTTACAACAGGGTGGATACAATACTATAG